A section of the Serratia liquefaciens ATCC 27592 genome encodes:
- the recC gene encoding exodeoxyribonuclease V subunit gamma yields MFKVYHSNQLDVLKTLTSILIAREPLADPFQQEVVLVQSPGMAQWLQMQLAEQFGIAANIAFPLPATFIWDMFTRVLPGIPKESAFSKDAMTWKLMWLLPDLLTQPEFAPLHHYLTDDGDKRKIHQLAGRVADLFDQYLVYRPQWLESWQKGERVDGLAEAQQWQAPLWARLVEYTAELGQPEWHRANLYRRFINELEKAQQPPAGLPPRVFICGISALPPVYLEALQALGRHIDVHLMFTNPCRYYWGDIQSQSFLAKLQSRKRRHYQDQTEYALFKDPENAAALFNEAGEQDLPNPLLASWGKLGRDHHFLLSQIESAQEVFAFVDIPADNLLHGIQYDMLELKNSAVIGTTPETLESSATKRRLDPADRSISLHACHSPQREVEVLHDQLLSMLADDPELTPRDIIVMVADIDNYTPYIQAVFGNASPERYLPFAISDRKASQAHPALQAFISLLDLPQSRFTSEQVLALLEVPALAARFSIREEGLRLLRHWVGESGVRWGLDDDNVRELDLPATGQHTWQFGITRMLLGYAMDSNAGDWQGVLPYDESSGLVAELAGQLAELLAALSRWRQRLGQLRTLPEWQPLCRQLLETFFEQDGETEVVLALIEQQWNKLFEFGLAARYPDEVPLSILRDELASRLDQERISQRFLAGQINFCTLMPMRSIPFKVVCLLGMNDGVYPRTLPPLGFDLMAQQVKRGDRSRRDDDRYLFLEAILSAQQRLYISFIGRSIQDNSERYPSVLVTELLEYLEQSYCLPGDEALDADGSAKRVGDHLLNWHSRMPFAAENFQPGTEDQSYAAEWLPAADGKGAAHPAFNQPLLPEAQTQILLDDLLRFYRHPIRAFFQLRLGVSFILEETELPDEEPFTLDNLSRYQFNSQLLNTLIDGEDATRLFQRVRAAGGLPFGPFGEIYWQKQQEEMAELAEQVRAERSEGHSLELDIDIAGVRISGWLHQVQEDGLLRWRPSTLSAVDGILLWLEHLVYCCAGGTGESRIYGRKGAAWRFAALSAEDAHEQLAELVAGYQRGLCQPLLLLNKSGWAWLSQCYQPETQQIDWDEEVQIKARAKLLQTWQGDQRIPGEGEDPYVQRVFRQLDNPSLAQILAETERYLLPVARHNLG; encoded by the coding sequence ATGTTTAAGGTTTATCACTCCAATCAGTTGGACGTGTTAAAAACGCTGACCAGCATTTTGATAGCCAGAGAGCCCTTGGCCGATCCTTTCCAACAGGAAGTGGTGTTGGTGCAGAGCCCCGGTATGGCGCAGTGGCTGCAGATGCAACTGGCGGAGCAGTTCGGCATTGCCGCCAACATCGCTTTCCCCCTGCCGGCTACCTTCATCTGGGACATGTTTACCCGGGTGTTACCGGGTATCCCGAAAGAGAGCGCCTTCAGCAAAGATGCCATGACCTGGAAGCTGATGTGGCTGCTGCCCGATTTACTCACCCAGCCTGAATTTGCGCCACTGCACCATTACCTCACCGACGACGGCGACAAACGTAAAATTCATCAACTGGCCGGTCGGGTGGCTGACCTGTTTGACCAATACCTGGTGTATCGCCCGCAATGGCTGGAAAGCTGGCAGAAGGGCGAACGCGTTGACGGACTGGCGGAAGCGCAGCAATGGCAGGCTCCGCTGTGGGCGCGCCTGGTAGAGTACACAGCGGAATTGGGGCAGCCGGAATGGCATCGCGCCAACCTGTATCGCCGTTTTATCAACGAGCTGGAAAAGGCACAGCAGCCCCCTGCGGGATTGCCGCCACGGGTCTTTATCTGCGGCATTTCGGCATTGCCGCCGGTCTATCTGGAGGCCCTCCAGGCGCTGGGCAGGCACATTGACGTTCACCTGATGTTCACTAACCCTTGCCGCTACTACTGGGGAGATATTCAGAGTCAATCATTTCTGGCGAAATTGCAGAGCCGCAAACGACGCCATTATCAGGATCAAACCGAATATGCGTTATTCAAAGATCCTGAAAATGCCGCCGCACTGTTTAATGAAGCCGGTGAGCAAGACCTGCCGAACCCGCTGTTGGCCTCATGGGGCAAGTTGGGACGCGACCACCACTTTTTGCTTTCGCAGATCGAATCTGCGCAGGAAGTTTTCGCATTTGTCGATATCCCTGCGGACAATCTGCTGCATGGCATTCAGTACGATATGCTGGAGCTGAAGAACAGTGCGGTTATCGGCACCACGCCGGAAACGCTGGAAAGCAGCGCCACCAAACGACGACTGGATCCTGCCGATCGCTCCATCAGCCTGCACGCTTGCCACAGCCCGCAGCGTGAAGTTGAGGTGCTGCACGATCAGTTATTGAGCATGTTGGCGGATGACCCTGAGCTGACGCCGCGCGACATTATTGTGATGGTGGCGGACATCGACAATTACACGCCTTATATCCAGGCGGTATTCGGCAATGCCTCCCCGGAACGCTACCTGCCGTTTGCCATTTCTGACCGCAAAGCCAGCCAGGCTCATCCGGCGCTGCAGGCTTTTATCTCGCTGTTGGATCTGCCGCAGAGCCGCTTTACCTCAGAGCAGGTGCTGGCACTGCTGGAGGTTCCCGCACTGGCGGCGCGATTCTCCATCCGGGAAGAGGGCCTGCGTCTGTTGCGCCATTGGGTGGGTGAATCCGGCGTACGCTGGGGCCTGGATGACGACAACGTGCGCGAACTGGATTTGCCCGCCACCGGACAGCACACCTGGCAATTTGGCATTACGCGTATGCTGTTGGGTTACGCCATGGACAGCAATGCCGGTGACTGGCAGGGGGTCTTGCCCTACGACGAATCGAGCGGATTGGTCGCCGAGCTGGCTGGGCAGCTAGCTGAGCTGCTGGCGGCGTTGAGCCGCTGGCGGCAACGACTGGGGCAACTGCGTACGCTGCCGGAATGGCAACCGCTGTGCCGCCAACTGCTGGAGACCTTCTTTGAGCAGGACGGTGAAACCGAAGTGGTGCTGGCGCTGATTGAGCAGCAGTGGAACAAGCTGTTCGAGTTCGGGTTGGCGGCCCGTTATCCCGATGAGGTGCCACTGTCCATCCTGCGTGATGAACTGGCGTCACGCCTCGATCAGGAGCGGATCAGCCAGCGTTTCCTGGCCGGGCAAATCAATTTCTGCACCCTGATGCCGATGCGTTCCATCCCGTTTAAAGTGGTGTGCCTGCTGGGCATGAACGACGGCGTTTACCCACGGACGCTGCCGCCGTTAGGCTTTGATCTGATGGCACAGCAGGTCAAGCGTGGCGATCGTAGCCGTCGTGATGATGACCGTTATCTATTCCTGGAGGCGATACTGTCGGCGCAGCAACGGCTGTATATCAGCTTTATTGGCCGTTCCATTCAGGATAACAGCGAACGTTACCCTTCGGTGTTGGTGACCGAGCTGCTGGAATACCTTGAACAGAGCTACTGCCTGCCGGGGGATGAAGCGTTGGACGCCGATGGCAGTGCAAAACGCGTGGGTGATCACTTGCTCAACTGGCACTCGCGTATGCCGTTTGCCGCCGAGAATTTCCAGCCCGGTACCGAAGATCAGAGCTACGCCGCGGAATGGCTGCCGGCCGCCGACGGAAAAGGAGCTGCACATCCGGCGTTTAATCAACCTCTGCTGCCGGAAGCACAAACCCAGATTTTGCTGGATGACTTGCTGCGATTCTATCGCCACCCTATCCGCGCCTTCTTCCAACTCCGTCTGGGGGTCAGCTTCATTTTGGAAGAAACCGAACTGCCGGATGAAGAGCCCTTTACCCTGGATAATCTCAGCCGTTATCAGTTCAACAGCCAACTGTTGAATACCCTGATTGACGGTGAGGACGCCACTCGCCTATTTCAGCGAGTTCGTGCCGCCGGCGGATTACCCTTTGGCCCATTCGGTGAAATTTATTGGCAGAAGCAGCAGGAAGAGATGGCTGAACTGGCTGAGCAGGTGCGGGCAGAGCGCAGCGAAGGGCACAGTCTTGAACTGGATATCGACATTGCCGGCGTGCGCATTAGCGGCTGGTTGCATCAGGTTCAGGAAGACGGGCTGTTACGTTGGCGGCCATCCACCCTGTCGGCCGTCGATGGGATATTGCTGTGGCTGGAGCATCTGGTGTACTGCTGCGCCGGTGGCACAGGGGAAAGCCGTATTTACGGTCGCAAAGGGGCAGCCTGGCGTTTTGCCGCCCTGAGCGCAGAGGATGCCCATGAGCAACTGGCCGAATTGGTGGCCGGTTATCAGCGCGGTCTGTGTCAGCCGTTGCTGTTGCTGAACAAAAGCGGCTGGGCTTGGCTAAGCCAATGTTACCAGCCGGAAACGCAGCAGATTGACTGGGATGAAGAGGTGCAAATCAAGGCTAGAGCCAAGCTGCTGCAGACCTGGCAGGGCGATCAGCGCATTCCGGGGGAAGGCGAAGACCCTTATGTGCAGCGGGTATTCCGGCAGTTGGATAATCCTTCTTTAGCGCAAATTCTGGCCGAAACAGAACGTTACCTGCTGCCGGTTGCGCGACATAACCTTGGGTAA